aacaataaatatttttttttaaaaaaatatgatttgttTTCAAAGGAACGAAAAATCCCTGATAAGACTTGTAACAAATCAAAGTAATTTTCCTTTGCTTCTCACCTGAGGATTTTCGCCGAGTTTCAACTTCTGGAGGTTCCCAGTAATCTTCCCCAAATCCGAGGCCTTTGCCATGCGAGGCTGATGGCTTGAACACCTGTTTGAACTGTTTTTGGATTCTTGGGATGTTCCACTGTTTTCAGTCAGCGAAGCAACATATGACTGCAGGTGAGACACACAAATGAGATAAATGAAAACGATTTTAAAGGAAGTACATCTAAAAGAAGGTATGTGAAATGTCTTATGGACTGTGTAGCCAACCAAACTGATTTCTCTTTCTTGCTCACCTCAAGAAGTTTTGCTATTTCATCCTTCGTCTTCTGATCAGGGGCAGACTTGTACCTTTTAAGCAGATCGATTACCGTCTTGTCTTGAATTGTCCATCGAGTTCCATCTGATTCGTCGACAAGATGAAGCTCCCCTGTCGCAGTCGAGCTTCCACCTTTGTGGATGGATTCT
This portion of the Phoenix dactylifera cultivar Barhee BC4 chromosome 11, palm_55x_up_171113_PBpolish2nd_filt_p, whole genome shotgun sequence genome encodes:
- the LOC103698385 gene encoding uncharacterized protein LOC103698385 → MAQRKEKSNLRGESAKETPSKREASQSHVPEVEPAAHKVPKLDAESIHKGGSSTATGELHLVDESDGTRWTIQDKTVIDLLKRYKSAPDQKTKDEIAKLLESYVASLTENSGTSQESKNSSNRCSSHQPRMAKASDLGKITGNLQKLKLGENPQVFMSSTKIQASQSDKQFQDSKKGGTKGDLDGNRMDVDKKSRHQPSIQGSGRLPRDNK